In Phycisphaerae bacterium, the genomic window CGACGATGAGATTCTGGAGCATAAGGCCCTGGTCGGCCGGTACGGGTTCGGCTGCGAGCCGGCCAGCGCCGCCAGTGTGGCCGGTCTGCACATGCTGTTGCGCGAGCAGATCATCTCGCCGGACGAGCAGGTGGTTTGCATTCTTACCGGGCACGAGTTGAAGGACCCGGATGCCACGGTCAAGTACCATACCGGCATCGACATGAAGGCGATTCCCCCCCCGCCACCCGTTCCACCCAAGGGCAGGTTTGCCAACACGCCGCGAAAGGTGGCCGACGATCTCGAGGCCATCTGCGCAGCCTTGGGTGAGAAGCTGCCGAATTGACTCTCAGACTGGAAGACGCTTGTATCTCTTTATTATACAATAGGTTAGGTCATCCATTGGGTTCGTTTGGCGCGGAAGGTATCTTCGTTGTCCCAAAGGCGGGCGGGGGTTGTGGCGGGGAGACCGGGAGACCCTGCGGCTTTTTCAGAGCCGCGACCGCAGGGACAGCGTCCCTGGCGATCTTGGCCCTTTGCGGTCCGCCCGCTCGCTTCCGCGCGGGGTTCTGAAAGCGCCGCCCAGACCGTCACGAACCGGTCTTGGCTTTCGGCCGGAGGAGTCGATCTTCACTTCTCAAAGAGCAGCGGTGCAGGCCATGGGCCACGGACGGTTCCGGCCGGCTCGCAGAGGCTGCGCCGGTGTTGTCGGGCGGGAGAACATGAGGCATGCTCCGGAACGTGCGGTCGAGACGGAGCGACGCCATGGCAGTGCAGAGGTCCGAACGGGTCCACAGGCGCAGACCCTGCGTCCTGCACCTGCCCATGCGGGGACGCGGGCACTTGCACGGCCTATCGACTTGCTTTCGATCGTGCCTGTCGCCGGTCGTTGAGCCATGCCAACCAGCGGTCCATGCCGTCGCCGCGCTTGCTTGATATTTCAAAGAACGGGGCTCGGGTATTCAGCCGCGACAGATCCTGGCGAACTCTTGAGACGTCAAAATCGAGGATGTCGAGCAAATCCACCTTGGTCAGGAGCACGACGTCGGCCTTCTGAAAGAGCGTGGGGTACTTGGCGACCTTGTCGTCGCCCTCGGGGATGCTGAGGAGCACGACGCGCAGGTGTTCGCCCAAATCGAACGCGGCCGGGCAAACCATGTTGCCGACGTTTTCGATAAACAGGAACGCGAACCGGGACAGGTCGAGGCGGCGCAACCCCTCGGCCACTTGGCCGGGCGTGAGGTGGCAGCCTTTGCCGGTATTGATCTGGACGGTTTCAACGGCGAGAGGGCCGAGCCGCTCGGCATCGCGCGTGGTCTGAAGATCGCCTACCAGCACGGCACACGGGCAGTCGGGGCCCAAGGCCGGAATGGTGTTTTCGAGCAAGGTGGTCTTGCCGCTGCCGGGGGCGCTCATGAGATTGATCGCCAACAAGCCGGCCTGATCAAGAAGACGGCGATTCTCGCCGGCCGCCGTTTCGGCGGCCTTAAGGACGCTCTCAATCACGTGGATCTGCTTCATATCGATACTCCTCGTCCACGTCGCAAGTGATGTTGCGAAGGACGATGTCATCACCGGCCGTAATGCGGGGGTTGGCATGGCCGCAGGAAGGACACATGAAGCTGACATCGATGTCCGGGCTGTACGCGGCGCCGCAATCATTGCACACTGCCGAAACGTCGATTTCCCGGAGCTTTAAGGTCGCCCCTTCGGCCACGGTCCCCACGACGGCGGCGCTGAAGGCCATTTCGAGAGCCTCAGGGACGACCTGGCGCATGCGGCCAATCTCGACCTCGACTTCGCCGATGCGCGCGGCCTTGTAGCGCCCTGCGATGTCGAGCAGGCAATCAACGATTTCGGAAGCAATGGCCATTTCGTGCATCGCAACGCGTTCTCGAATGCCCGAGGCGGTCAGCAGATCCGCGGCAGATCCTCTCCGTAGGGCCGTTGAATGATTCTTCGTCCCCCTGCGGGGGTGACGAGTTCGACCAACGGCGGATCGCGCCGAACGATCCGGCCTATGACCGCCGCCTGACGGCCCAGCGGATGATTGCGGCACGCTTGCAGCAACCGGCCCGCGTCTTCTCCCGCGACGAGAGCCACGACCTTGCCTTCGTTGGCGACCGTCAGCGGGTCCAGGCCGAGCAATTCGGCGGTGTGGCGTGCGACGGGCGTAATGGGGATGGACTCTTCGATCACCTCGACGGTGAGGCCGGATTCCTCAGCCAGATCGGCCAGCACCCCTGCCATGCCGCCTCGCGTCGGATCGCGCAGGAACTTGATATCCGCCCCGCTACTAAACATGGCATCGACGAGGCCGGCGAGGGGCGCCACATCGCTGGTCAGTTGCGTGTCGAAGCCGAGCCCCTCACGAACCGACATGATCGCCAAGCCGTGCTCGGCGATGGGGCCCGTCACGACCACGGCATCACCCGGCACCAACCGGTCAGGGCCAAGACGGGCATCTTCTCGCACATCGCCGACTCCCGCGGTGGTAATGATCAATCCGTCGCCGCCGTGTCGCTCGATCACTTTTGTATCGCCGGTGGCGATTACAACGCCGGCTTCGGACGCGGCCTGGGCAATCGATCGTATCACACGATCCAGCAGGGCCAGTTCAAGGCCCTCCTCCATAACCATGGCGAGGCTCAAGGCTCTGGGTATCGCTCCGGCCACGGCCAGATCATTGACCGTCCCGCAGACTGCCAGGCGACCGATGTCTCCGCCGGGGAACTCCAGCGGCTGAACCACAAAGGCATCGGTGGTAAAGGCGACCCGGCCGGAAACCGAGAGTATGGCGCTATCGGTCAGCGGTTCCAGCAAAGGATTGGACAGGCGGGACAGGAAACGCTCCTGGATCAGTCGCCGCGTCAGCTCGCCGCCCCCGCCGTGGGCCAGGACGATTTGCTCCTCTCCTGATGGCTCATTCCGAGTCATGGGTCATGCTTGTCCAAAAGGTGCCGGGCGCCATGCCCACGGCCCGGCGTACATATGGCCTTCATCACCGTTCCGCAAAGCGCGCTCCACCATATTTGTACCAAGCCGCACACGTGCCTTCAGAACTGACCATGCACGGCCCCACGGGCGTAGTCGGCATGCAGGCCTTGCCAAATAGACTGCAATCGGTGGGCAGGAGCCTGCCCTGAATCACCTGGCCGCATCGGCAACCGGGCGGCTCATAATCCTCACCGATGGTCAGGCCTAACCCGGCAACAGCATCAAACCGCCTGAATGCGGGGCGAAGCTCAAGGCCGCTTTTGGGAATCGTGCCCATGGCCCGCCAGACGGTATCGGCGGGCTCAAAGATCCTATCGATACATTCGCGGGCGGCCAGGTTACCCTGTTCGGTCGCGGCAACGCCGTAGACATTCTCGACTCTCGACTCCCCGAAGGCTATCTGCTCGAGCAGACGCAACAAGCCCAGGAGCATCTGTCCAGCCTCGAAGCCGGCGACCACGCAGGGTTTGCCGAACTGCTCGACCACCGGCCGATAAGCCGCCGAACCGATCACAACCGTTACATGGCCGGGGCAGAGAAAGCCGTCGATCGGCACGTCACCCGCCGAGAGCAGTGCGACCATGGCCGGGATGACCAGCTTGTGACCGGACAGGATGAAGAAGTTGCGAAGGTCGCGGTTCTGGGCGTCGAGCACTGCGGCGGCCGTGATCGGGGCGGTCGTCTCGAAACCGACGGCCAGGAAGAGCACCTGACGATCGGGATGATCAGCGGCATACTTGACTGCATCACGAGCGGAATACACGACCACCACCTGAGCACCGCGAGCCCGCTGTTTTTCGAGGCTGCCGGTCCTGCCCGGGACGCGCACCATGTCGCCGTAGGTGCAAATTGTGACCTCAGGGCGGATGGCCGCTTCGCACGCGGCATCGATGTATCCCTGGGAGGTCACGCAAACCGGGCAACCCGGGCCGCTGACCATGCGGATTGTCGGGGGAAGGAGCGATTTGACGCCGGTCCTGAAGAGAGCCACTGTGTGGGTGCCGCAGATCTCCATGAGTTGAATCGGCCGCAATCCTCGAGCAACGTCGGCGATCCGTTCCTTCATTTCTTCAATGCTCAGGTGCGACATATCAGCTCACAGTCGAGGTTGACGACGTTACTGCCCGCCCGACAACTCCGGCGGCAGATCGGCCAGGCCTGCGGCCTTCAGATACGTCCAGGTTTGCATAGCTTCGGCCTCATCCAGCACACTGAGGGCATAACCGGCATGTACCAGCACCCAGTCGCCGACCTTGGCCTCCGGCGTGAAGGCGAGACCGACCTCCAGGCGCGTGCCCTGAAAATCGACGGTGCCGACGGTCGACATTGGCGCGCCTGATTCGGGCGTGCGGATGTCCAGCACTCTGCCAGGCACGGCTAGACACATACGAGACCTCTTCTGACGCGTTCAGCGGCGACCACCGCCTGCCCAAGGGCGATACCACCGTCACCCGTCGGAACCTCCCGGTGTGAGAAGACCGTCAGGCCTCGCTGGATCAACCGGTCGGTCAGCGATTCCAGCAGCAGTCGGTTCGCGAAACAGCCGCCGCTCAGAACGGCACGACGTATACCTGTCCGGGCCGCGGCATACTCAACAACATCGGCCAGCATGCCGGCACAGGCTTCGTGAAATGCCCGAGCCAAAGTGCCGGCATCCGGGCCATCGGCTGCGCGAGCCATCAGCTCCTTGACCATCGGCCGGAAGTCGCAGACGGCCGGCCGGCCATCATTCTCCGGCTTCTGGACGTTGTAAGCAAGTGGGCCTGTCGGCGCCGCCGCTCTTGCCACGGCCTCCAGAGCCATGGCCGCCTCTGCTTCGTATTGATTCCGATCACAGATGTCCAGCAGGAAGGCCACGGCATCGAAGAGTCGGCCGAGGCTGGACGTCCAGGGAATCCGGCCGGCAGAGGCGAAGCGCCGAGCGACGAGCTTCAGGGCTTGTTCCTCGATTCTGCCCAGGAACGGGCCGGCGACCCGGATCCAGTCCTGGCCGAATGTTTCGTGCAGCAGGCCCGCCGCCGGCCGCCAGGCATCCTTGGCCGCCTGATCGCCGCCCACCAGCTTGAAGTATCGCAAGTGGCCGACGCGTTGGAACTCTGCCTCGTCGCAGGCCAAGACCTCACAGCCCCAGATGGCACCGTCGGTGCCGTAGCCGGTGCCGTCGCAGGAAACGCCGAGCACGCGCCCGGTGATGCCTGCCTCGGCCATGCAACTGACGATATGGGCGTGATGATGCTGGACCCGAGTCACGGCAAGTCCCAGGGTTGCGGCGTATCGGGTCGCGGCATAGTCCGGGTGCATGTCACAGGCGACGATTCGTGGCTCGACGCGGAGGAGCTTCTTGAATTGCTCGATCGTGGCGGTGAAATTGCGGAAAGCGGCGGGATTCTCCAATTCGCCAAGGTGCTCGCTCAGGACGGCCTGCCGGCCGTCGAGGACACAAACGGCGGACTTCAATTCGGCCCCCACAGCGAGCACGGGAAGAGGCGATTCCGCGGGCACGTGAATGGGCGCCGGGGCCAGGCCGCGAGCCCTGCGGATGGGTACCATCACCAGCTTGCGATGCGGTCCGGTCATCAACTTGACGACCGAATCGTCGACGCGGCGTTCGATGTCGCGATCGTGCATCAGAAAGGCGTCGGCGATGGTCGCGAGTCTCTCCATCGCCTCCTCGTTTCGGGCGCACAGAGGCTCATCGGTGGGGTTGGCCGAGGTCATCACAAGCGGTCCTGTTCCTTCAGCCATCAGCAAGTGGTGTAGCGGGGTATACGGCAGCATGATACCGAAACAGTCATTGCCCGGCGCGACGTTACGGCTGATCGAGGCCTGCGGCTTCCTGGGCAGAAGCACAATCGGGCGTACCGGGCTGCTCATTTCGGCGACCGCAGCCTCATCGACCTCAGCAATCTCGCTTGCTGCCTCAATAGTCGCGACCATCAGCGCCAGTGGCTTGGCTTCGCGCATTTTTCTCACGCGGAGACGGGCGACCGGTTCATCCTGATCAGCCCGACAGGCGAGGTGAAATCCGCCGATGCCCTTGATCGCAACAATCGCCCCGTCACGAAGCATCGCGGCGCCCAGCCGGACGGCGTCACCGGGAATCTCGCGCCCGTTCCCGTCGCTCAGCCACACACGCGGCCCGCACACCGGGCACGCATTCGGCTGAGCGTGAAACCGCCGATTCGCCGGGTCGTCGTATTCGGCCTGGCACAGCGGGCACATGGCGAACCGCCGCATGGTGGTGTTGGGCCGGTCGTACGGCACCGCCCGGATGATTGAGTACCGGGGGCCGCAGTTCGTGCAATTAATGAAGGGATAGCGGTATCGCCGATCGGCTGGATCGAACAGTTCTCGCAGGCAATCTGCGCAGGTGGCCGTGTCGGGCGTGATCTCGGCGTCCTGCCGGCCGGCGCTCGAACTATGGATGATACGAAATGTCGTCTCGCCGACCGACGCAATCGGACTGCCGGTCAATTGTGCGATACGGGCCAGCGGCGGCAGCTCCTCTCTCAATCGCCGTTCGAACTCGTCGATCGCCGAGGCGGGGCCTTCAACCTCGATAAACGCCCCATGGGTGTCGTTGCCGACGAAGCCCCCCAGCCGAAGGGCATTCGCCAGTCGACAGACGAAGGGCCGGAAGCCGACTCCCTGCACACGCCCCTGGACGGCCAACCGCCGGCGCGACCGCTCCTGCTCGACATCGCTCGATGAGCCAGTCCTCACGCAAGTATTGTATGCCGCCCCACCCCCGAACCCAAGAACAGCCCCGCCCAGCAGCTCGTAAGCCGGCGGCTGTTCTCCTTTCAGAACC contains:
- the hypB gene encoding hydrogenase nickel incorporation protein HypB, with product MKQIHVIESVLKAAETAAGENRRLLDQAGLLAINLMSAPGSGKTTLLENTIPALGPDCPCAVLVGDLQTTRDAERLGPLAVETVQINTGKGCHLTPGQVAEGLRRLDLSRFAFLFIENVGNMVCPAAFDLGEHLRVVLLSIPEGDDKVAKYPTLFQKADVVLLTKVDLLDILDFDVSRVRQDLSRLNTRAPFFEISSKRGDGMDRWLAWLNDRRQARSKASR
- a CDS encoding hydrogenase maturation nickel metallochaperone HypA — translated: MAIASEIVDCLLDIAGRYKAARIGEVEVEIGRMRQVVPEALEMAFSAAVVGTVAEGATLKLREIDVSAVCNDCGAAYSPDIDVSFMCPSCGHANPRITAGDDIVLRNITCDVDEEYRYEADPRD
- the hypE gene encoding hydrogenase expression/formation protein HypE, whose product is MTRNEPSGEEQIVLAHGGGGELTRRLIQERFLSRLSNPLLEPLTDSAILSVSGRVAFTTDAFVVQPLEFPGGDIGRLAVCGTVNDLAVAGAIPRALSLAMVMEEGLELALLDRVIRSIAQAASEAGVVIATGDTKVIERHGGDGLIITTAGVGDVREDARLGPDRLVPGDAVVVTGPIAEHGLAIMSVREGLGFDTQLTSDVAPLAGLVDAMFSSGADIKFLRDPTRGGMAGVLADLAEESGLTVEVIEESIPITPVARHTAELLGLDPLTVANEGKVVALVAGEDAGRLLQACRNHPLGRQAAVIGRIVRRDPPLVELVTPAGGRRIIQRPYGEDLPRIC
- the hypD gene encoding hydrogenase formation protein HypD, producing MSHLSIEEMKERIADVARGLRPIQLMEICGTHTVALFRTGVKSLLPPTIRMVSGPGCPVCVTSQGYIDAACEAAIRPEVTICTYGDMVRVPGRTGSLEKQRARGAQVVVVYSARDAVKYAADHPDRQVLFLAVGFETTAPITAAAVLDAQNRDLRNFFILSGHKLVIPAMVALLSAGDVPIDGFLCPGHVTVVIGSAAYRPVVEQFGKPCVVAGFEAGQMLLGLLRLLEQIAFGESRVENVYGVAATEQGNLAARECIDRIFEPADTVWRAMGTIPKSGLELRPAFRRFDAVAGLGLTIGEDYEPPGCRCGQVIQGRLLPTDCSLFGKACMPTTPVGPCMVSSEGTCAAWYKYGGARFAER
- a CDS encoding HypC/HybG/HupF family hydrogenase formation chaperone, with translation MCLAVPGRVLDIRTPESGAPMSTVGTVDFQGTRLEVGLAFTPEAKVGDWVLVHAGYALSVLDEAEAMQTWTYLKAAGLADLPPELSGGQ
- the hypF gene encoding carbamoyltransferase HypF, whose protein sequence is MASTVAVLKGEQPPAYELLGGAVLGFGGGAAYNTCVRTGSSSDVEQERSRRRLAVQGRVQGVGFRPFVCRLANALRLGGFVGNDTHGAFIEVEGPASAIDEFERRLREELPPLARIAQLTGSPIASVGETTFRIIHSSSAGRQDAEITPDTATCADCLRELFDPADRRYRYPFINCTNCGPRYSIIRAVPYDRPNTTMRRFAMCPLCQAEYDDPANRRFHAQPNACPVCGPRVWLSDGNGREIPGDAVRLGAAMLRDGAIVAIKGIGGFHLACRADQDEPVARLRVRKMREAKPLALMVATIEAASEIAEVDEAAVAEMSSPVRPIVLLPRKPQASISRNVAPGNDCFGIMLPYTPLHHLLMAEGTGPLVMTSANPTDEPLCARNEEAMERLATIADAFLMHDRDIERRVDDSVVKLMTGPHRKLVMVPIRRARGLAPAPIHVPAESPLPVLAVGAELKSAVCVLDGRQAVLSEHLGELENPAAFRNFTATIEQFKKLLRVEPRIVACDMHPDYAATRYAATLGLAVTRVQHHHAHIVSCMAEAGITGRVLGVSCDGTGYGTDGAIWGCEVLACDEAEFQRVGHLRYFKLVGGDQAAKDAWRPAAGLLHETFGQDWIRVAGPFLGRIEEQALKLVARRFASAGRIPWTSSLGRLFDAVAFLLDICDRNQYEAEAAMALEAVARAAAPTGPLAYNVQKPENDGRPAVCDFRPMVKELMARAADGPDAGTLARAFHEACAGMLADVVEYAAARTGIRRAVLSGGCFANRLLLESLTDRLIQRGLTVFSHREVPTGDGGIALGQAVVAAERVRRGLVCV